In the genome of Qipengyuania seohaensis, one region contains:
- a CDS encoding inner membrane-spanning protein YciB, with the protein MSEAKPKQKTGWLHTLVDYGPLLVFLGVYKLYEPPETSTFGEIAAVIYGTIAFMVAAVVALAFSKWKFGKVSPMLILSTTLIVGFGALTIWLQDERFIQFKPTAIYLLFGVVLIIGWLRNRAWLQVLLEAAFEGVTHEGWLKLSRNWGFFFFALAGLNEVLVRTMSFEGWLWAKLWVFLPLTFLFTFTQIPMLLRHGLSFEDTDEVMQDEPPTG; encoded by the coding sequence AGCCCAAACAGAAGACCGGCTGGCTGCACACGCTGGTCGACTATGGCCCGCTGTTGGTCTTCCTCGGCGTCTACAAGCTCTACGAACCGCCAGAGACATCGACTTTCGGCGAGATTGCAGCGGTCATTTACGGCACGATCGCCTTCATGGTGGCCGCCGTCGTCGCCCTTGCCTTCAGCAAATGGAAGTTCGGCAAGGTCAGCCCGATGCTGATCCTGTCGACGACGCTGATCGTCGGCTTCGGCGCATTGACCATCTGGCTCCAGGACGAACGCTTCATCCAGTTCAAGCCAACGGCAATCTATTTGCTGTTCGGTGTGGTCCTGATCATCGGCTGGCTGCGTAACCGGGCGTGGCTCCAGGTCCTGCTCGAAGCGGCATTCGAAGGCGTCACTCACGAAGGGTGGCTGAAACTCTCGCGCAACTGGGGTTTCTTCTTCTTCGCACTTGCCGGTCTGAACGAAGTGCTGGTGCGCACCATGAGCTTCGAGGGATGGCTGTGGGCGAAGTTGTGGGTCTTCCTGCCGCTGACCTTCCTGTTCACCTTCACGCAGATCCCGATGCTGCTGCGCCACGGCCTCTCGTTCGAGGATACGGACGAGGTCATGCAGGACGAACCGCCCACCGGGTGA